The Papilio machaon chromosome 25, ilPapMach1.1, whole genome shotgun sequence genome contains a region encoding:
- the LOC106710579 gene encoding tektin-4 codes for MSFNTNMTCPDICPTSGTDRLPESKSENSNQDGVPTSVCSPYRPGCIQPPEPKVYPPNAPPRYLPQPTDTTSGDFLGMGSIDPWAAGHLDWTPQSGITGVRPVVDKYSMTRYSTRDWRLNNESVLTPRSIDKAKLFETNTKKQLAETFEEMDKKLNNSNNELDKRIKECEDWKAKVEKTLEAITDEINILDENRARLKGACRILMLPEAISRECLELRTQRYEPDLVRDDAEQELMREVAIVGEIRRVFMNTLAKVEEQMAMNKAAKATIETDWNDKVVCLKLDKENFNWTVDSNLILYHPAVVRWPENACTLEYWKHYCAESIRNCEEVRKKSEDLRGDLMTAIIKGSQDMKLQADRTNAAFGETIAATEGMCEHLEENLKNNLQTIADLESLIANLVATLSNMNDRNKLVTSRLQARNYDRCNVENCRDNAQYALMAEAKYVKEASQKFSNKLREAESVRADLMIYRGILEKEIACKRKSLYIDKDRCSRIRAHMPTPEEFAAG; via the coding sequence atgagttttaatacaaacatgaCGTGTCCAGACATATGCCCCACTTCAGGAACTGACCGGCTTCCGGAATCGAAGTCGGAAAATAGTAACCAAGATGGAGTTCCTACATCGGTGTGTTCCCCTTACAGACCGGGCTGCATACAGCCTCCGGAACCAAAGGTATATCCTCCTAATGCGCCTCCTAGGTACCTCCCACAACCGACCGATACCACGAGTGGGGACTTTCTCGGTATGGGTTCCATAGACCCATGGGCGGCGGGACATTTAGACTGGACCCCTCAGTCAGGCATCACGGGAGTCAGACCTGTCGTCGACAAATACTCCATGACCAGATACAGCACCAGAGATTGGAGACTAAATAATGAATCCGTCCTCACACCAAGATCGATCGACAAAGCAAAATTATTCGAAACCAACACCAAAAAACAACTAGCTGAAACCTTTGAAGAAATGGATAAAAAGTTGAATAATTCGAATAACGAATTGGACAAAAGAATTAAGGAGTGCGAAGATTGGAAAGCAAAGGTCGAAAAGACTCTAGAAGCTATTACCGAtgagattaatattttagatgaGAACAGAGCGCGGTTGAAAGGAGCTTGTAGAATTTTAATGTTGCCTGAAGCGATATCAAGAGAATGTCTTGAGCTTCGCACTCAGAGATACGAACCAGATCTAGTGAGAGACGACGCTGAACAGGAACTTATGAGAGAGGTGGCTATAGTTGGAGAAATTCGAAGAGTATTCATGAATACTTTAGCTAAAGTGGAGGAACAAATGGCCATGAACAAAGCCGCTAAAGCCACCATCGAAACCGACTGGAACGATAAAGTTGTTTGCTTGAAATTAGATAAAGAGAATTTTAACTGGACAGTagattctaatttaatattatatcacCCAGCAGTTGTGAGGTGGCCTGAGAATGCATGTACTTTGGAATACTGGAAGCATTATTGCGCTGAGAGTATTAGGAACTGTGAAGAGGTGAGAAAGAAATCTGAAGATTTACGCGGAGATTTGATGACTGCTATTATCAAAGGCAGCCAGGACATGAAGCTCCAAGCAGACAGAACCAACGCCGCCTTTGGAGAGACTATAGCAGCTACGGAAGGGATGTGCGAACATCTGGAGGAAAACTTGAAGAACAACCTGCAAACTATAGCAGATTTGGAGAGTTTGATTGCGAATTTGGTTGCGACTTTAAGTAATATGAATGATAGAAACAAATTGGTGACGTCACGACTGCAGGCGAGGAATTACGACAGATGTAACGTTGAAAATTGTAGGGATAATGCACAGTACGCGCTGATGGCGGAGGCTAAGTATGTTAAAGAGGCATCGCAGAAGTTTAGTAACAAATTGAGAGAGGCAGAGTCTGTGCGAGCAGACCTGATGATATACCGTGGAATCTTGGAAAAGGAAATTGCTTGCAAAAGGAAGAGCCTTTACATAGACAAGGATAGATGCAGTAGGATCCGCGCTCACATGCCAACACCTGAAGAATTTGCCGCGGGATGA